One window from the genome of Amaranthus tricolor cultivar Red isolate AtriRed21 chromosome 9, ASM2621246v1, whole genome shotgun sequence encodes:
- the LOC130823857 gene encoding protein MAIN-LIKE 1-like: MAGNQGKGKGFFRGLLSGNRSRPTLLRGDPHERGVTGSARRARQEQAAIHSQAQRSSTLEQVRSRFERQSSLHSHTVGSGDDDTDYDESLSREESLGQDESACHPVDWTIVRGHAVKFKSRGQGSSGTSDQAGVSQAEDAAPRGRRRSQSADTDWLITSAQPGGPVDTTLIPSYGGHVAKAIFEGSERTPPILECRARKKTLDSIIRLQDMSDELYRVLPGTPLGRLPYIMHQHIDSALITAFVERWQPDTNTFHMPWGEMTIMLHDVQRILGIGIDGSLPVQPSDNEWQLGLAGLFGMPLSELRAKGHFTSGSINVGALLQLCHRSQSMDTQRTAYYMAIVGSTLLVDKTRVGMRPHPVVTVTADEADIAWGAVTLAHMYRQLGMATRTGCKTIAGCLTLLQTWIYEYFPAFRPHPRQADMPNKTRAEMWSPPKPIRELSRLIDCRSILDAMTEAQVEWTPYLTYDRSLLNEHPRTSYIGGITCFDIVEVYLPERTVRQLGFAQEIPPAPLRPTQALRPAQGSYSVTFASSCMFTEMWSRFPYCARVVEQAQRRASVPSEAAPDYVDWFRVSSHCFLIPGEGPAAAFGAADNRVEYFAAEFPTRLAPLLRMPAIAQMTPRERDAADMYLEDLRELFSEWQECRGRSPL, encoded by the exons atggctggaaatcaaggtaaaggaaaagggttttttagaggtttattaagcggcaatagatctaggcctactttactgagaggtgatccccatgagaggggggttacgggatctgcaaggcgagcaaggcaagaacaagcggccatacatagtcaggcccaacgttcaagtaccctagagcaagtgcgtagtcgctttgagcgccaaagtagcctacatagtcatacggtcggctcaggtgacgatgatactgattacgacgagtctcttagtcgggaagagtctcttggtcaggatgagtctgcatgtcatcctgttgattggacgATCGTAAGAGGCCATGCTGTTAAGTTCAAGAGTAGAGGGCAGGGCTCGAGTGGCACTTCTGATCAGGCAGGAGTAAGCCAGgctgaggatgcggctccacgggggaggaggcgATCGCAGTCCGCGGACACGGACTGGTTAATCACATCagcccagcccgggggccctgttgatactactttaatacccagctacggtgggcacgtagcaaaggctatatttgagggatcggagcgcacccctccgattttggaatgtCGTGCTCGGAAGAAAACGTTGGATTCAATCATTAGActtcaggacatgtctgatgaatTGTACAGAGTGTTACCTGGTACTCCCCTTGGTCGGCTGccgtatataatgcaccagcacatcgacagtgctctcattacggcatttgtggaaaggtggcagcctgacacgaacaccttccacatgccgtggggggagatgaccataatgttgcacgacgtgcaacgcatcttgggaattggcattgacggttcacttcccgTGCAACCGTCTGATAATGAATGGCAGCTTGGCCTGGCCGGCCTTTTTGGTATGCCATTGTCGGAGCTGCGTGCGAAGGGGCACTTCACAAGCGGCAGCATTAATGTTGGTGcactgttgcagctatgccaccgttctcagtctaTGGATACTCAACGTAccgcctactacatggctatagtaggttccacgttgctcgtggataagactagagtcgggatgcgTCCTCACCCTGTTGTTACTGTTACCGCTGATGAGGCTGATattgcttggggtgcagtgacgcttgctcacatgtatcgccaactgggtatggcgacaaggactgggtgcaagactattgctggttgcctgacactgttgcagacatggatttacgagtacttcccagccttccgcccccatccGCGTCAAGCTGACATGCCGAACAAGACAAGGGCAGAGATGTGGTCCCCGCCGAAGCCAATCCGCGAGCTGAGCAGACTGATAGACTGTAGGAGCATACTGGATGCCATGACAGAGgcacag GTGGAGTGGACTCCGTACTTGACTTATGATAGGTCtttattgaacgagcacccacgTACCTCGTATATCGGTGGTATCACCTGTTTCGATATCGTGGAGGTCtatttgcctgagaggacagtgAGGCAGCTCGGTTTTGCACAGGAGATTCCCCCGGCTCCGctgagacctacccaagctcTGCGACCAGCACAGGGCTCCTACTCAGTTACATTCGCTTCTTCCTGTATGTTTACggagatgtggagtaggttcccttaCTGTGCCCGCGTAGTGGAGCAGGCACAGCGTCGCGCatcggttccatcagaggctgcccCGGATTACGTggactggtttagagtgtcttccCACTGTTTTCTTATCCCAGGTGAAGGACCTGCTGCTGCGTTTGGTGCTGCTGATAACAGAGTCGAATAT TTTGCTGCTGAATTTCCAACTCGACTTGCACCATTGCTCAGGATGCCAGCTATTGCTCAAATGACGCCTCGGGAAAGAGATGCTGCTGATATGTATTTAGAGGATCTTAGAGAGTTGTTTTCCGAATGGCAAGAGTGTAGAGGGCGCAGCCCCTTATAG
- the LOC130823487 gene encoding PKS-NRPS hybrid synthetase cheA-like, giving the protein MAYQDVHDNDPDFENLGDNIDYSDRFVTDREFDSVDDLHTWANEIALTIGFQFTRASYKKKEGRSRVSLYLRCHRYDKRSVDLHNLDNAPRPGSKSRGCGCKFMILGTSRNPKERPWTVRVFPGEKGIHNHPFFMYVDGQIRVNRMTVDIRQHIRDLSATGMQPAFIMSSIRRNFPRFYASMNQIYNERQSMRREEMDGRTPLQHCLYMATEHNYVVWRDLDSEDQLTRLLIANPTSIQMLRSWPHVVLIDTTYKTNKQKWPLCEIIGMTPTNHNFLVALCLMRDEAAVSYSWVLERLRDIYGTVQTPDVIVTDRDEGLSAAIHAVFPDVRHLLCVWHIGNDVENMVDKLCGGKKNQQGQLFRQTKWNPLVNSMTIADFENRWEGIVSTWSTRNRRVVQYLAGTWIPHKEKYVRAWTNDCLHLGNQTTSRVESQHSSFKYYLGSGNSSFDTLFKRAHAQIMNQQSKIRQALEESKNSISRTSRLNFLRPLYRHVSIFALELLMMEHNRMLTLGSCLLEKCGCVIQKTHGLPCACYCYLSIRSNGALYLDDIHPFWKTLKYLDAEEDANEEVRHANADDKEYFQSLVDEVLKSDPSVLRCVSQVLEHELHPDGHDIPEPEASPPRKGRPMTSRTLRRNKSAFEYSRSSSRGRGSRSSSRGRSSGRSSSRSHQSSVGINFSFNLSDGAAGRDFSLFPWPDHIPFILPPYLFDWIDVIGDGNCGFRAIAATELGGEEAWPLLRRAMSLEMETHREQYARLYLSADSVEEAIFRVGAHNKGPAPYDHWLEATTLYSAATFLNIAIAYYGSADGHPMYNCLVLPLRRTGGMHGVNKLIHILWVNGNHYDITLE; this is encoded by the exons ATGGCATACCAAGACGTGCATGATAACGAtccg gactttgaaaatttaggagataatatagattattctgatagatttgttaccgatagagaatttgattctgtagatgatttacatacttgggctaatgagatagcactaacaattggatttcaatttacacgtgcttcatataaaaaaaaagaagggcgttctagagtgagtctgtacttaagatgtcaccgttacgataaaagaagtgttgatttgcataacttagacaatgctcCCCGACCAGGTTCCAAAAGTAggggttgtgggtgtaaatttatgattttaggaactagtcgtaacccaaaggaaagaccttggacggttagagtgtttcctggtgaaaaaggaatacATAACCATCCGTTCTTCATGTACgtagatggtcaaataagagtaaataggatgactgtggatatcaggcagcacatacgagatctaagtgcaactggcatgcaaccagcatttataatgtcttcaattagaagaaattttcctcgtttttatgctagtatgaatcaaatttacaatgagaGACAGTCAatgaggagagaagagatggatggtaggactcctcttcaacactgtttgtatatggccacggagcataattatgtagtttggagggacttggatagtgaggatcagttgactagattattgattgcgaatccaacttctatccagatgctacgttcgtggccccatgttgtgttgatagacacaacgtacaaaacgaataagcaaaagtggcccctttgcgaaatcattggaatgacgccaacgaatcataatttcttggttgcattatgtttgatgcgagatgaggcggctgtgtcttattcttgggtgttggagaggttgagggatatttacgggACAGTGCAAACGCCGGAtgtaatcgtaacggatcgggatgaaggtttgtctgcagctattcatgctgtctttccag atgtacgacatctattatgcgtatggcatattggcaatgacgtggagaacatggtcgataaattgtgtggcggcaagaaaaatcaacagggccagttattcaggcaaacaaaatggaaccccttggttaacagtaTGACGATCGCCGATtttgaaaacagatgggaagggattgtgtccacttggtcgactaggaacCGGAGAGTCGTGCAATATTTGGcaggaacatggattcctcacaaagagaaatatgtgcgtgcgtggacgaatgattgtttgcacttgggtaaccagactaccagtcgAGTTGAAAGTcaacactcttccttcaagtactacttgggtagcggtaatagctcattcgatacgctgtttaaaagggcgcacgcacaaattatgaatcaacaatcaaaaataagacAAGCTCTTGAGGAATCTAAGAATTCCATTTCAAGAACGTCGCGACTAAATTTTCTACgaccgttgtatcgtcatgtttctatatttgccttggaactattgatgatggagcacaacCGGATGCTAACCCTGGGCAGTTGTCTTTTAGAAAAATGCGgttgtgtcattcaaaaaacccacggattaccatgcgcgtgttactgttacttgtcTATCAGGTCTAATGGTGCTCtgtacttggacgatatacatccgttttggaaaacgttaaagtaTTTAGATGCAGAAGAAGACGCGAACGAAgaagtacggcacgcaaacgccgatgataaagagtactttcaatcgttggtggatgaagttttaaaatccGACCCCTCAGTACTACGATGCgtctctcaggtacttgaacatgaGCTGCACCCCGATGGTCACGACATACCTGAGCCCGaagcaagtccaccgaggaaaggaagaccaatgacaagcagaaccttgaggagaaacaaaagtgcgttTGAGTACAGTAGATCGTCCTCAAGGGGTCGCGGATCAAGATCATCATCACGCGGGAGATCCAGTGGTAGATCAAGCAGCCGGTCGCATCAatcgtcagttggaattaacttcagtttcaacttatcag ATGGTGcagcaggtcgtgatttttcactttttccgtgGCCAGATCACATTCCATTTATTCTTCCGCCATatctgtttgattggattgatgttataggtgacggtaattgtggatttagagctattgccgccacagagttagggggtgaggaagcatggcctctgttacgacgtgcaatgagtttggaaatggaaacGCATAGAGAACAATATGCACGCTTATATTTATCAGCAGATTCGGTGGAGGAAGCTATATTCAGAGTTGGTGCCCACAATAAAGGACCTGCTCCGTACGATCACTGGTTGGAAGCGACAACACTGTATTCTGCAGCAACATTTTTAAACATAGCAATTGCGTATTATGGCTCTGCGGATGGTCATCCAATGTACAATTGTTTAGTGCTTCCTTTAAGAAGAACAGGGGGAATGCATGGCGtaaataaacttatacatattctttgggtaaacgggaatcattat GATATCACTTTGGAGTAG
- the LOC130823858 gene encoding uncharacterized protein LOC130823858, translated as MYMSWYRRISILRLTNTTFAQPGSHYYPISTLLAERIRLVLIKCNDTIQGAATSPVDVGYRLCSQTLGSINASLTDALSQAGYKYLIPTPPVIGEVDDTFHTSSPRSLAHRGSSSGGSSSRSTRGRQRSSTRGRSSRSPSTSGTMSPFVPSASITTPPPHPSPPQRIVT; from the exons atgtacatgagttggtacaggcgtatctccatattacgcctaacgaacaccacatttgcgcagccaggatcacattactaTCCGAtatctacgttactg gctgagcgcatccgattGGTGCTCATAAAatgcaatgacacgattcaaggtgccgctacatcgccagttgatgtggggtatcggctatgttctcagaccctaggctccattaacgcgtcgttgaccgatgcattgagtcaggcgggttataagtacctcataccgactccacccgtcattggcgaggtagatgacacattccacacttCTTCTCCACGGAGTTTAGCccaccgaggtagctcttccggaggatccagttctcggtccacaagaggtcgccagcgttcatctactcgaggtcggtcttccagatcgccatcgacatccggtactatgtcgccattcgttccttcagcttccatcaccactcctcctccacatccatcgcctccgcaaaggatcgTCACATag